Proteins encoded in a region of the Acidimicrobiales bacterium genome:
- a CDS encoding SRPBCC family protein: MHLEHDLLIDAPVDRVWALTLDVERWPEATPTMTEVTRLGDGHLAVGSQARIKQPAQSARVWTVTRLDEPSCFEWETSLGPLRLRGGHHLSAEGDGCRNRLTLDVEGFASGLFGLVAGRSLRKAIATENEGFKRVAEAGAAHGQGAGEASTT; this comes from the coding sequence ATGCACCTCGAGCACGATCTCCTCATCGACGCCCCGGTCGACCGCGTGTGGGCCCTCACCCTCGACGTCGAGCGGTGGCCCGAGGCCACGCCGACCATGACCGAGGTCACCCGTCTCGGCGACGGCCACCTCGCGGTGGGCAGCCAGGCGCGCATCAAGCAACCCGCGCAGTCGGCTCGGGTGTGGACGGTGACGCGCCTCGACGAGCCCAGCTGCTTCGAGTGGGAGACGTCACTCGGCCCGCTGCGGCTGCGGGGCGGTCACCACCTCAGTGCCGAGGGCGACGGCTGCCGCAACCGGCTCACCCTCGACGTCGAGGGTTTCGCCAGCGGCCTGTTCGGGCTCGTCGCCGGCCGTTCGCTGCGCAAGGCCATCGCCACCGAGAACGAGGGCTTCAAGCGGGTGGCCGAGGCCGGCGCCGCACACGGTCAGGGCGCGGGCGAGGCCTCCACCACCTGA
- a CDS encoding 1-acyl-sn-glycerol-3-phosphate acyltransferase, with amino-acid sequence MSRRRERPPVARRTVDRVLAGLALVLLLGFYRRVEVHPERPELGRRPVLVVSNHFNGFVDPVMLVRVLGRVPRFLAKSTLWNVVAARPFLALAGVIPVYRKVDVGDGTAKNDSTFRACHEVLAERGVVAIFPEGTTHDRPQLSEVRTGAARIALGAKEAGVEGLVIVPIGLTFDDKIALRSRALAQVGEPLDLDARIGEFVDEGTPVSEHDHAAVERLTTEITARLRAVSPHYEDLREQQALRYAAEVSLRRHDTGWEYTVPLGEREVLAQRLADAPADDRERVRRAVADYNLDLTGAGLRDGELVAGYRPTKLLRHLVGTAVLVAVVASLSLIGALVNLIPYTLVRAASRRVAAPVTKGTVRLLVSLVAFPLTWWVFAMIVADGWEAVLLATVLTAVDGLVAVFAFEAIARLLRDYRSWRSVAERRGLLDVAQRRREETVAVIDSVAALVASPAPQVVEASPAP; translated from the coding sequence GTGAGCCGCCGCCGCGAGCGCCCTCCCGTCGCCCGTCGCACCGTCGACCGGGTGCTCGCCGGGCTGGCGCTCGTCCTCCTGCTCGGCTTCTACCGCCGCGTCGAGGTGCACCCCGAGCGCCCCGAGCTGGGCCGTCGGCCGGTGCTCGTGGTGTCCAATCACTTCAACGGTTTCGTGGACCCGGTCATGCTCGTGCGGGTGCTGGGGCGCGTGCCCCGATTCCTGGCCAAGTCGACGCTGTGGAACGTGGTCGCAGCCCGCCCGTTCCTGGCGCTCGCGGGCGTGATCCCGGTGTACCGCAAGGTCGACGTCGGCGACGGCACGGCCAAGAACGACTCCACCTTCCGGGCGTGCCACGAGGTGCTCGCCGAGCGCGGGGTGGTCGCGATCTTCCCCGAGGGCACCACGCACGACCGCCCCCAGCTCAGCGAGGTGCGCACCGGCGCGGCCCGCATCGCCCTGGGAGCGAAGGAGGCCGGCGTCGAAGGACTGGTCATCGTGCCGATCGGGCTCACCTTCGACGACAAGATCGCCCTGCGCTCACGGGCGCTCGCCCAGGTCGGCGAGCCCTTGGACCTCGACGCCCGCATCGGCGAGTTCGTGGACGAGGGCACGCCCGTCTCCGAGCACGACCACGCGGCCGTCGAGCGCCTCACCACCGAGATCACCGCCCGCCTGCGGGCCGTGTCCCCGCACTACGAGGACCTCCGGGAGCAGCAGGCCCTCCGATACGCGGCCGAGGTGTCCCTGCGGCGCCACGACACCGGCTGGGAGTACACCGTGCCGCTCGGCGAGCGTGAAGTGCTGGCCCAGCGCCTCGCCGACGCGCCGGCCGACGACCGCGAGCGGGTGCGCCGGGCGGTCGCCGACTACAACCTCGACCTCACCGGCGCCGGCCTCCGCGACGGCGAGCTGGTGGCCGGCTACCGGCCGACGAAGCTGCTGCGCCATCTGGTGGGTACCGCCGTGCTGGTGGCCGTCGTGGCCTCGCTCTCGCTCATCGGCGCCCTGGTGAACCTCATCCCCTACACCCTCGTGCGGGCTGCCAGCCGGCGGGTCGCGGCGCCGGTCACGAAGGGGACGGTGCGCCTCCTCGTCTCGCTGGTGGCGTTCCCGCTGACCTGGTGGGTGTTCGCCATGATCGTCGCCGACGGCTGGGAGGCGGTCCTGTTGGCCACCGTGCTCACGGCCGTCGACGGGCTCGTGGCCGTGTTCGCCTTCGAGGCCATCGCCCGTCTGCTGCGGGACTACCGCTCGTGGCGCAGCGTCGCCGAACGACGGGGCCTGCTCGACGTGGCCCAACGGCGACGCGAGGAGACGGTGGCCGTCATCGACTCCGTGGCGGCCCTGGTGGCGAGCCCCGCACCTCAGGTGGTGGAGGCCTCGCCCGCGCCCTGA
- a CDS encoding nuclear transport factor 2 family protein, translating into MRPGQPHTPEQLADIEAICRLKYAYARCVDTKEWDELASLLTEDCVASYSAGKYHHEGRDDIMAWLSSSMASEHFLSSHKMHHPEIELTGADTATGTWALEDVVVEAEWKIIIRGAAFYTDEYVKRDGCWYIARTAYKRVFETLEPWTDSPGMTLTASWWGTGGQSTIDA; encoded by the coding sequence ATGAGGCCAGGACAACCCCACACCCCCGAGCAGCTCGCCGACATCGAGGCCATCTGCCGCCTGAAGTACGCCTACGCCCGCTGCGTCGACACCAAGGAGTGGGACGAGCTCGCGTCGCTGCTCACCGAGGACTGCGTGGCGAGCTACAGCGCCGGCAAGTACCACCACGAGGGCCGCGACGACATCATGGCGTGGCTGTCGAGCTCGATGGCCTCCGAGCACTTCCTCTCGAGCCACAAGATGCACCACCCCGAGATCGAGCTCACGGGCGCCGACACCGCCACCGGGACCTGGGCGCTCGAGGACGTCGTGGTGGAGGCCGAGTGGAAGATCATCATCCGGGGGGCGGCGTTCTACACCGACGAGTACGTCAAGCGCGACGGGTGCTGGTACATCGCCCGGACGGCCTACAAGCGGGTATTCGAGACCCTCGAGCCCTGGACCGACAGCCCGGGCATGACCCTCACCGCCAGCTGGTGGGGCACCGGCGGCCAGAGCACCATCGACGCCTGA
- a CDS encoding fumarylacetoacetate hydrolase family protein has protein sequence MRLARFSHDGRERGGVVVGDEVVDLAAAAPEVPDDPVALLAAGADALAAAEAAAAAAPRLALDEVELRCPVPRPRNFMAIGLNYADHIAESGMPTPEHPVFFNKEVSCVTGPFDPIHLPRASTMVDYEGELGFIIGRPCRHVPAERAHEVIAGYFVVNDVTARDWQFRTPQWNLGKSFDTHGPIGPWIVTADEIGDPHDLDLTTWVNGEQRQSSNTRNLVFDCFEQVATLSTVCTLEPGDLVASGTPDGVGMAMSPPAFLNEGDVVTITIEGVGTIANPVIAEPADTARI, from the coding sequence ATGCGCTTGGCGAGGTTCTCCCACGATGGTCGCGAGCGGGGCGGGGTGGTGGTCGGCGACGAGGTCGTCGACCTCGCCGCCGCTGCCCCCGAGGTCCCCGATGATCCGGTGGCCCTGCTGGCGGCCGGCGCCGACGCGCTGGCTGCGGCGGAGGCGGCTGCGGCGGCCGCCCCGCGGCTGGCGCTCGACGAGGTCGAGCTGCGCTGCCCGGTGCCCCGGCCCCGCAACTTCATGGCCATCGGCCTCAACTACGCCGACCACATCGCCGAGTCGGGCATGCCCACCCCCGAGCACCCCGTGTTCTTCAACAAGGAGGTGAGCTGCGTCACCGGCCCGTTCGACCCGATCCACCTGCCCCGGGCCAGCACCATGGTCGACTACGAGGGCGAGCTCGGCTTCATCATCGGCCGTCCCTGCCGCCACGTCCCGGCCGAGCGCGCCCACGAGGTCATCGCCGGCTACTTCGTGGTCAACGACGTCACCGCCCGCGACTGGCAGTTCCGCACGCCGCAGTGGAACCTCGGCAAGTCCTTCGACACCCACGGGCCCATCGGCCCCTGGATCGTCACGGCCGACGAGATCGGCGACCCCCACGACCTCGACCTCACCACCTGGGTCAACGGCGAGCAGCGCCAGTCCTCCAACACCCGGAACCTCGTCTTCGACTGCTTCGAGCAGGTCGCGACGCTCTCGACCGTCTGCACCCTCGAGCCGGGTGATCTCGTCGCCAGCGGGACCCCCGACGGGGTGGGCATGGCGATGTCGCCGCCCGCCTTCCTGAACGAGGGTGACGTGGTCACCATCACCATCGAGGGGGTGGGCACCATCGCCAACCCCGTCATCGCCGAGCCCGCGGACACGGCCCGGATCTGA